In Brassica napus cultivar Da-Ae chromosome A3, Da-Ae, whole genome shotgun sequence, the sequence AGCACCAGATGACTTTTGTCCCCAGATGAGAGCGTTTAGGACAAAGAAGATGGAGGAGACAACTGCAGGGAACAAGAAGGCTGTCCTGAAGGCGATTCTCTTCCACTCTGTTCCTTTGAACATTTTGTAGAGACGTGAAGAAGCGTAACCAGCAAAGAGTCCCATGAAGACCCAGAGCAGAAGCATGGCCGTCATCAGACCACCCCGGTTCGAAGGGGAGAGGAACCCGAGCATGGCGAAGATCATTGTGACAAAAACCATGCCTAAACATTGGACCCCTGTACCAACATAGACGCAGAGCAGATCTGAATTGGTTGGAATCCTGAAAACATCACCATGGACAAGCTTCCATCCTGTCTCTTCTTGAGCTTCTTCTTGAGTCTCAAGCTCGTTGTATCGTGAGATGTCACGGTAAAGGGTCCTCAGCATTATCATCGCCACCATACCAGACAGGAACAGGACGATCATCAGAGAATTGACGATAGAGAACCAGTGAATTTGGTTATCATTCATCAGAAGATAAGCATCCCATCTAGATGCCCACTTCACTTCACTTTCCTGAACAGAAGCAGCAGCAGGAAATCAGAAAAATACTGAGAACAAGAACCATTTTATTTAAGACACAAATCacagattattttttttatatatataaaaagaacttGCCTGGAAATCAACATCGTATGTGAAGATAATTTCCTTCTTTGGTTCAACCTCTTGAGGGGTTAAGGAGCTAACGACCAGGCGTTTTGTGTGAGGATCACAGGTCGTCAGACGAGTCTTTTCACTCCACTTTCCATCGTATTCATGCTTAATACTGCAAATCAAGGGCTAAACAATCAGTACAAAAGAACAGAGAGGCACAAGAGACAATTCAAATCAGGGACAAGAAACGAACCTGTAAGGTTTGACTTCGAATCCCACAATCCTTGCAGAATCAGTTTGCACATCTCTGTGATATCGGACAGTAAACGCCAAGTGATTGTGTATAAAGAACTTTTGCTCTTTGCTCTGTGCATACAAAAGCCAGTTAAAGAAAATCAAGCTATCTCGAATGCATTTGAAATGCTGTTGACAATCGAAATCTACGTACCCCCGCATACTGGCCTTTAAGACCAACATGATAACCAATCTGATAAACAACATCAGGAGAACCTAGACCTCTATCGACTGGATTCACAAGAGGAAGATTGTCGAGTATCCtagcacacacaaaaaaaacaccCTTGTAAGAAAACCGACAGAAAGAAACCATGATCTACCTCAAGGAATGCAacaaaagtttctattttttggGTCTTACATGTTGACACGGTACTCATCATCAATCTTTTCTTTGAAGGCTTTGGCTGTCTTCTCATCAAGAGTGACCCGGCAGAGAACATTGCACATCTGTGCCTCCCGCATTTTAAACTGCACTTGTTTCAACCCCACAAAGATTAGAGATAAATCACAGACCGATCATTTAAAATGCAATAGAGACACAAACCGAATAAGGAGCATTTTCAATACGGTCACCACGAAGCACTTCTCCAAGATTCTCAGTACTATCAACAATCTTCTTAGGTTGACAAAAAGGAAGCGAGTAGTACGAGTACGGAAGCTGAGTCTTGATGGAGGTTAGTTTATTCACTTTAACCTTCAGCTCATCACCCTGCAAACCAAATTTTAATATGATTCCATCACTATCCGACTAATTTAGTATACTCTCACTAAGATTCGTAATATGATACAGCTCGCCTACAATGCCGACATTGTTCAAAGCATCAGCACAATTCAATTACCACATTCTCTTAAGCAAAAGTCGGTGCATCAGCTTACTAAAGCTTTCTCGCGGATCTAATCCTAAAAGGTAAATCTACACCATACCAATCCCGAGAATTAAGATCGAGGAGATCCAATTCAGATCTAGAACCCTAGGGAGCTCAAATTCGAGCGTTTTACCTTCTCGAAATCCTGAGGAGCGACACCTGGGAGGTAGAAGGAGTGAGCGACATGAACGCAGAGCAGAAGGATCAAGACGATCGCGGATCTAGAGGTTTCTGATATTCTCCGAAGCTCCATATCCATGGCTGTTCCAACAAGGAATAAAATCACTAAGATCTGAAGCTACGCGGCAGTTTGTTTGTTCGTTCTCTTATACGTTTGGAGACGAAGACCCGGTTGTAATGTGGTACAACCCGGTTTACCTCTCCGGTTTGGCTCTTAACTGTTCAGTCCTTATCAACCATTCATCATTCGCCACGTGACTGTAACTATTCATGAAGTCTTTCCGTATGGCCTTAAATAGATGATGCCCACAGCCCACCATCTCATAAACCATGATTAGTTAATTAATCAATCCTTCTTAAGATGTTTTAGcgaatatttgatattttatagtataaagtattttatttattaaataattttatggtaaattttcttaaataaatattttaaagtttttgtcacaaaaatatctttcaaaaaaaaaaatgactaaaatagctcatttttattttgaaaattttaaattttttttttaattgaaaactaTATCCCAAAACTCCACCTCTTAACTTTAAACTCTAAGTTTAGATTTGTTAATcctaataaaacttattttggttattttttccattgaaatctatttttgtgaaaaaacttaaaaatgactatctttgaaattttttttctctgatttctaattaattttattgtaaaCTTTATAACAAATTATACGTTATAGCGATTTTTTTTCGCTTAAATGATTTATGAACTTAAAAGGTGAGCATTTGTTGCAGAAACACATAACAAAAGCAGATGTAAATACATTTTAGTACAATCGATTGATTAATTAATCATGGTTTATAATACCGTGGGAATCATCGATTTAAGCCCATTAGTGGAAAGACTTTATGAGTGGTCACGTGGCGAATTATTAATGGATGTTTAGCATTAAACAGTAACGagccgaaccgaaccggaaagGTAAACCGAGGTGTATTACATTACAATCGGGGTCTTCGTCTCCAAGCGATACAAGAGCATAAACAAAGTAACAAACTGTATCATAAGCTTCAGATCTGaacattttttctctctttcctttGTGGGAACAGTTCCAGCCATGGGTATGGAAGCTTCTGGATCCGCGATCGTCTTCCTTCTTCTGCTATTCATCCACGTAGCTCACTCTTTCTACCTCCCAGGTGTCGCTCCTCAGGATTTCGAAAAGGTGAACGCTCGAATTTGTGCTCCCTAGGGTTCTAGATCTGAATTGGATCTCCTCGATCTGAGTTCTCGGTTTTGGTATGGCGTTAGAGTTCCCTTTTAGGATTAGATCCGCGAGAAAGCTACTGTAAATGAGAGTCGGTGTGCTGATactttgatttgagattcacaATTGTTGCAATTTTGATTGTTTACGTTAGGTTCTTAGTGCATGATTGATTACGAATCTCAGTCGAAGGATAATTGCATGTTTCACTAGATTAGTCGGATAATGAGGGAATCATAATTCAAATGTGGTGTCTTTTATTGGATGCTGTTTTGCAGGGTGATGAGCTGAAGGTTAAAGTGAATAAGTTAACATCCATTAAGACTCAGCTTCCATACTCGTACTACTCGCTTCCTTTTTGCCAA encodes:
- the LOC106430162 gene encoding transmembrane 9 superfamily member 8-like; translation: MDMELRRISETSRSAIVLILLLCVHVAHSFYLPGVAPQDFEKGDELKVKVNKLTSIKTQLPYSYYSLPFCQPKKIVDSTENLGEVLRGDRIENAPYSFKMREAQMCNVLCRVTLDEKTAKAFKEKIDDEYRVNMILDNLPLVNPVDRGLGSPDVVYQIGYHVGLKGQYAGSKEQKFFIHNHLAFTVRYHRDVQTDSARIVGFEVKPYSIKHEYDGKWSEKTRLTTCDPHTKRLVVSSLTPQEVEPKKEIIFTYDVDFQESEVKWASRWDAYLLMNDNQIHWFSIVNSLMIVLFLSGMVAMIMLRTLYRDISRYNELETQEEAQEETGWKLVHGDVFRIPTNSDLLCVYVGTGVQCLGMVFVTMIFAMLGFLSPSNRGGLMTAMLLLWVFMGLFAGYASSRLYKMFKGTEWKRIAFRTAFLFPAVVSSIFFVLNALIWGQKSSGAVPFGTMFALIFLWFGISVPLVFVGAYLGFKKPAVDDPVKTNKIPRQIPEQAWYMNPVFSILIGGILPFGAVFIELFFILTSIWLNQFYYIFGFLFLVFVILIVTCAEITVVLCYFQLCSEDYLWWWRSYLTSGSSALYLFLYAAFYFHTKLQITKLVSAMLYFGYMLIASCAFFVLTGTIGFYACLWFTRLIYSSVKID